The Oceanispirochaeta sp. M1 genome includes a region encoding these proteins:
- a CDS encoding carbohydrate ABC transporter permease has product MYLGSKKDKYLTIVLFLAPAVGIFLIFKLAPILISGYLSLLDWDILRPFSSAEFIGFENYRNWILGGELFVMLKHTLTYMILYIPWIIVLAVLEASVLNQELGGLKLYKICFYLPVVSSWVAGAIIWGFVLNGKYGYLNQWLSLIGIEGPNWLEDPFWAMPGVVLAALWKDTGFYALIVLSALKSVDKNYYEAATVDGAGAFTQFFKITIPLISPTLFLLIIFNVISGFQIFEPVFIMTDGGPANATTVVVERIYRYAFRIYKMGYASALTWILFLLILFVTLIQFRFEKKVNYDR; this is encoded by the coding sequence ATGTATCTGGGATCAAAAAAAGATAAATATCTAACCATTGTTCTCTTCCTGGCACCCGCTGTCGGAATCTTCCTTATATTCAAACTGGCTCCGATTCTCATATCCGGATATCTGAGTCTCCTGGACTGGGATATTCTTCGACCCTTCAGTTCCGCAGAATTCATCGGATTTGAAAACTATCGGAACTGGATTCTCGGCGGAGAACTTTTTGTGATGTTGAAACACACCCTGACCTATATGATTCTTTACATACCCTGGATCATCGTCCTGGCTGTTCTGGAAGCATCGGTTCTGAATCAGGAGCTGGGTGGACTTAAGCTGTATAAAATATGCTTCTACCTGCCTGTAGTCAGCTCCTGGGTTGCGGGTGCCATCATATGGGGCTTTGTACTCAATGGAAAATACGGCTATTTGAACCAATGGCTTTCTCTCATAGGAATTGAAGGTCCCAACTGGCTGGAAGATCCATTCTGGGCCATGCCCGGAGTTGTCCTTGCCGCTCTGTGGAAGGATACGGGGTTTTATGCCCTCATCGTACTGTCGGCCCTGAAAAGTGTTGATAAAAACTACTATGAGGCTGCCACAGTAGATGGTGCAGGAGCATTCACTCAGTTTTTTAAAATCACCATCCCCCTGATTTCTCCCACTCTGTTTCTCCTGATCATATTCAATGTGATCTCCGGATTCCAGATTTTCGAACCCGTATTTATCATGACAGACGGCGGACCGGCCAATGCGACGACTGTGGTCGTGGAAAGAATTTACAGATATGCCTTCCGGATTTACAAGATGGGTTATGCCTCGGCCCTCACCTGGATTCTGTTCCTTTTGATCCTTTTTGTCACATTAATTCAATTCCGCTTTGAAAAGAAGGTTAACTATGATCGATAA
- a CDS encoding glycoside hydrolase family 15 protein, with product MLNQKLIEKSSIDLILKNQNPSGAYITSPTYREYQYCWFRDSSFIAYSMLLNGEVDSCKAYLEWGDRAICAQSQSILNLIKKKEQNLTIEVKELLPSRYMPDGTPHSDDWPGSQIDGYGTWLWCLGEYASRTGDHRGITGMEESIRLIVKYLSTFWNQPCYDCWEENPLGVHPSTLACVAGGLKKINNVLAEKEINDLVENILMFIMESSKPVGWIPKTIGSSEVDSSILLISTLFRLLPMDNPLYLSTVTKIEADLVSDGTGGVKRFKTDSYYGGGEWIFCSALLALHYFYTGKKEKAIELLDWIEQQFDEKNLLPEQVCNSVNDPSRISYWVEKWGPQQSPDLWAHSMYLILRREVS from the coding sequence ATGCTTAATCAAAAACTAATTGAAAAGAGCAGTATTGATCTGATCTTGAAGAATCAGAATCCCAGCGGGGCCTATATCACATCCCCCACATACCGGGAGTATCAGTACTGCTGGTTCCGTGATTCCAGCTTCATTGCCTATTCCATGCTTCTTAATGGAGAAGTGGATTCCTGCAAAGCCTATCTGGAGTGGGGAGACAGGGCCATATGTGCGCAGAGTCAATCCATCCTTAATCTGATAAAGAAGAAAGAGCAGAACCTTACCATTGAAGTCAAAGAACTCCTCCCCTCCAGATACATGCCTGACGGTACACCTCACAGTGATGATTGGCCGGGATCTCAGATTGACGGCTATGGTACCTGGTTATGGTGTCTGGGAGAGTATGCCTCCCGTACCGGTGATCACAGGGGAATAACCGGAATGGAGGAATCCATCCGTCTTATTGTGAAATATCTCAGTACTTTCTGGAATCAGCCCTGTTATGACTGCTGGGAAGAAAATCCCCTGGGGGTTCATCCATCCACCCTGGCCTGTGTGGCCGGTGGCTTGAAGAAAATCAATAACGTTCTGGCAGAAAAAGAGATCAATGATCTGGTGGAAAACATTCTTATGTTCATTATGGAATCAAGCAAACCAGTCGGGTGGATACCAAAAACGATTGGAAGCTCTGAAGTGGATTCCTCCATATTACTGATATCCACCCTCTTTCGGCTGCTGCCCATGGATAATCCTTTATATCTCTCGACAGTGACAAAAATTGAAGCGGATCTGGTCTCAGATGGAACAGGCGGCGTAAAGCGTTTTAAAACGGATAGCTACTATGGTGGTGGAGAATGGATTTTCTGCAGTGCTTTACTGGCACTTCATTACTTTTATACAGGAAAAAAGGAGAAGGCAATTGAGCTGCTGGATTGGATTGAACAGCAGTTTGATGAAAAAAACCTGCTTCCTGAACAAGTCTGTAATTCGGTCAATGATCCTTCCCGAATCTCCTACTGGGTGGAAAAATGGGGACCACAGCAATCCCCGGATTTATGGGCCCACAGCATGTATCTGATTCTTCGCAGGGAGGTAAGCTAA
- a CDS encoding diacylglycerol kinase family protein, with protein MNKNFHLIINPGRYPWFAKELKKLMRYVHGGTIVESKSPEHFEELIRQFIASDNSYLLIWGGDGTANLALNCLMKETDPERRKQIAVGFLRGGSGNGIQDSYEVPKGLSAQVKTYLISMAEELTQKVDLLKISYDDKERYGQLFGTGLDAKILQARNMNKRIQGDRAPHPGFIPYVIPAVKIIWNETRLLEEPQFLEMKEGRFAFRGTRSNAEFPFNNYHIKTWAPLIELGVRPYFGWYYKICPDVVCNDGRFDVYLFNITSPLSIPFQLFNLWNGLYQRINQWNAKRGLPLIEHYKIKEMTLKGMPGRMFHIDGELKETEGDIRIEVEPEALNFLVPRSFHEKFHPIHMLNQD; from the coding sequence ATGAACAAAAACTTTCATCTCATCATAAATCCCGGCCGCTATCCCTGGTTTGCAAAAGAACTGAAAAAGTTGATGCGCTATGTTCATGGCGGAACTATCGTAGAAAGTAAAAGCCCCGAGCATTTTGAGGAACTGATTCGTCAATTCATAGCCTCGGATAACTCTTATCTTCTGATCTGGGGGGGAGACGGAACGGCAAACCTGGCTCTCAACTGTCTTATGAAGGAAACAGACCCGGAAAGAAGAAAACAGATAGCCGTTGGTTTCTTAAGAGGTGGCAGCGGCAACGGTATTCAGGACAGTTATGAGGTACCCAAGGGATTATCGGCTCAGGTTAAAACATATCTCATCAGCATGGCAGAGGAGCTGACACAAAAAGTAGATCTCTTGAAGATCAGTTATGATGATAAAGAAAGATATGGTCAGCTCTTCGGAACGGGTCTTGATGCAAAGATTCTTCAAGCCAGAAACATGAATAAAAGAATCCAGGGTGACAGGGCCCCCCACCCCGGCTTTATTCCCTATGTTATCCCCGCCGTAAAAATAATCTGGAATGAAACCAGACTGTTGGAGGAGCCCCAGTTTCTTGAGATGAAAGAGGGCCGCTTCGCCTTCAGGGGGACTAGAAGCAATGCTGAATTTCCCTTTAATAACTACCATATTAAAACATGGGCACCCCTTATCGAACTGGGCGTCCGCCCCTATTTCGGCTGGTACTACAAGATATGTCCGGATGTGGTGTGCAATGACGGACGCTTTGATGTTTACCTCTTCAATATAACGAGTCCCTTGAGTATACCCTTTCAGCTTTTTAATCTATGGAATGGTCTGTATCAGAGAATCAACCAATGGAATGCGAAACGGGGTTTACCCCTGATCGAACATTACAAAATAAAAGAGATGACCCTGAAGGGGATGCCCGGGAGAATGTTTCATATTGATGGCGAGCTGAAGGAGACAGAGGGAGATATCCGGATCGAAGTGGAACCCGAGGCTCTGAATTTTCTCGTTCCCCGGAGTTTTCATGAGAAATTCCATCCCATACACATGCTGAATCAGGATTGA
- a CDS encoding sodium:alanine symporter family protein, producing MELFSSLISRINSFAWGPVMIIFLVGTGILLSVGTRFVQFRKLGKAFRLLFSKDHAGTGDITPFQALMTSLSATIGTGNIAGVATAIALGGPGAVFWMWMTAAFGGATKFGEAVLAIKYRETNDKGEQSGGPMYYIKNGMKDKFGGNWGWLGWLFAFFGVFASFGIGSMVQSNSVAAALNTGFDIPPLWTGIILTVLTALVIVGGIKSIAKVTSKIVPLMALFFVAGSLAVLVGQASRIPAAFSMIFSNAFNSSAVTGGLVGTVIRLGVARGVFSNEAGLGSAPIAHAASSNNNPYTQGLIASLGSFIDTLIICTMTALVILVSGLVSIGADGMMTVVDGLNGAALTTRAFDASLPGIGKYLVSLGLIFFAFSTILGWYYYGSKCLEYIAGTKSIVVYKVLFLASALVGTVLKIGIVWDLSDTFNGLMALPNLIALIALSTIIFQTANDAKEDVMSGSTGQPVSVL from the coding sequence TTGGAACTTTTCTCATCTCTTATATCCAGGATCAACAGCTTTGCCTGGGGTCCTGTTATGATCATTTTTCTTGTAGGTACAGGGATTCTACTCTCTGTGGGAACCAGATTTGTTCAATTCAGAAAACTGGGAAAGGCCTTTCGCCTTCTCTTCTCAAAGGATCATGCAGGCACAGGTGATATAACACCTTTTCAGGCCCTCATGACATCCCTGTCAGCCACAATCGGAACCGGAAATATTGCCGGTGTAGCAACAGCCATAGCCCTGGGTGGTCCCGGAGCCGTATTTTGGATGTGGATGACCGCGGCCTTCGGTGGTGCCACAAAATTCGGTGAAGCTGTTCTGGCTATTAAATACAGGGAAACCAATGACAAAGGCGAACAGTCCGGCGGTCCCATGTACTATATCAAAAACGGTATGAAAGACAAATTCGGCGGAAACTGGGGATGGCTTGGCTGGCTATTTGCCTTCTTCGGTGTATTTGCCTCCTTCGGAATCGGAAGCATGGTTCAGTCCAACTCTGTTGCGGCTGCTCTGAATACTGGATTCGACATTCCTCCCCTCTGGACAGGGATTATTCTGACCGTTCTCACAGCCCTTGTGATTGTGGGCGGAATTAAATCCATTGCAAAGGTGACTTCAAAGATAGTCCCACTTATGGCACTGTTTTTTGTAGCCGGTTCACTGGCTGTTCTTGTCGGCCAGGCATCCCGCATTCCCGCAGCTTTCTCCATGATTTTCTCAAATGCCTTTAACAGCAGTGCCGTCACTGGCGGGCTGGTGGGAACAGTCATCAGACTGGGTGTAGCCAGAGGCGTTTTCTCCAATGAAGCCGGTCTGGGAAGTGCTCCCATTGCCCATGCGGCATCCTCAAACAACAATCCCTATACACAGGGACTGATTGCATCTCTGGGATCATTTATTGATACCCTTATTATCTGTACCATGACCGCGCTGGTAATTCTTGTCTCAGGACTGGTAAGCATTGGCGCAGACGGCATGATGACGGTTGTAGACGGTCTGAACGGAGCCGCTCTGACAACAAGAGCCTTTGATGCATCACTGCCGGGCATCGGAAAATACCTTGTATCTCTCGGCCTGATCTTCTTTGCCTTCTCAACGATTCTGGGATGGTACTACTATGGCTCCAAATGTCTCGAATACATAGCAGGGACAAAATCTATTGTCGTGTATAAAGTTTTATTTCTGGCCTCAGCCCTTGTGGGAACGGTACTAAAAATCGGGATTGTCTGGGATCTGTCGGACACATTCAACGGTCTGATGGCCCTTCCCAACCTGATAGCTTTGATTGCCCTCAGTACGATTATCTTTCAGACAGCAAACGATGCAAAAGAAGATGTAATGTCCGGTTCAACAGGACAGCCTGTTTCAGTCCTGTAA
- a CDS encoding acyl-CoA dehydrogenase family protein: MPENFNDYLKGYQKSLKQLFQDQSFQDNTDHKRGIPSSIMDQISTLSPSSVSIPESFGGRGSHPSEILSLLECTSYESLPLSLILGINGALFLEPLAKYGHETAKEETFKKFIENHSLGGLMITEPDHGTDALAMKTSWQKSDRGYTIEGQKHWAGLSGRADYWLMTAREKKSGTELKRDIDFFICDTSDPRQYVKPVEEFSNLGLYMIPYALNQVDVEVPSHHRLVPVKSGIRLMQDLLHRSRMRFPGMASGFIHRMLDEAVKHTQERFVSGKALNSYDQVQKRLSDLQADYTIASAFCRHSAGISSIENDLSGRSLEANIHKTVLSDMMQNASQSLLQLVGAKGYKLNHIAGRSVVDSRPFQIFEGSNDVIYQQVADQFIKHMNLMKEFDLYRALNTHPLTGKIADRLRKITNLSINPNMIQRKKVELGKILGRITSLEWTLDLEIAGYDPSLIKQALDSMTERIQALLGSFHGMNQSSYIPVALNRTAAWQDTLL, encoded by the coding sequence ATGCCAGAAAATTTTAATGACTATCTCAAGGGATATCAGAAAAGTCTGAAACAGCTGTTTCAAGACCAGTCCTTTCAGGATAATACAGATCATAAGAGAGGAATTCCTTCCTCCATTATGGATCAAATTTCCACTCTTTCTCCCTCATCAGTTTCAATCCCCGAGAGTTTTGGAGGGCGAGGGAGTCATCCTTCTGAAATTCTGAGCCTCCTGGAGTGTACATCCTATGAATCACTCCCCCTATCTCTTATTCTCGGAATCAATGGTGCCCTTTTTCTGGAGCCATTAGCCAAATATGGGCATGAGACTGCAAAAGAAGAAACATTCAAAAAATTCATTGAAAATCATTCTCTGGGTGGATTGATGATTACTGAGCCGGATCACGGCACGGATGCTCTTGCCATGAAGACCAGCTGGCAGAAGAGTGACAGGGGTTATACCATTGAAGGGCAGAAACACTGGGCCGGCCTGAGCGGCAGGGCCGATTACTGGTTAATGACAGCCCGGGAAAAGAAATCAGGTACAGAGCTCAAGCGGGATATTGATTTTTTTATATGTGATACATCAGATCCACGGCAGTATGTGAAGCCTGTCGAGGAATTTTCAAACCTGGGTCTCTATATGATCCCCTATGCCTTGAATCAAGTGGATGTGGAAGTACCTTCCCATCACAGGCTGGTACCGGTTAAATCAGGTATACGATTGATGCAGGATCTTCTTCATCGAAGCCGCATGAGATTTCCAGGGATGGCTTCCGGTTTTATTCACCGTATGCTGGATGAGGCTGTCAAACATACTCAGGAACGATTTGTCAGCGGTAAAGCCCTCAATTCTTATGATCAGGTGCAGAAACGTCTTTCAGACCTTCAGGCGGATTATACCATCGCATCCGCATTCTGCCGTCATTCCGCTGGAATTTCTTCCATTGAGAATGATCTGTCGGGTCGATCTCTGGAAGCCAATATTCATAAAACGGTTCTCAGTGATATGATGCAGAATGCCTCCCAGTCCCTGTTGCAGCTTGTGGGAGCGAAAGGGTATAAGCTGAATCACATTGCCGGACGATCAGTTGTGGACAGCCGCCCCTTTCAGATCTTTGAAGGTTCCAATGATGTCATATACCAGCAGGTGGCCGATCAATTCATCAAGCATATGAATTTAATGAAGGAATTTGATCTCTATAGAGCTCTCAATACACACCCTCTCACAGGAAAGATTGCAGATCGTTTAAGGAAAATTACAAATTTATCAATTAATCCCAATATGATTCAAAGGAAAAAAGTCGAATTGGGAAAAATACTGGGAAGAATAACCAGCCTGGAATGGACTCTGGATCTGGAGATCGCAGGATATGATCCGTCTCTGATTAAGCAGGCATTGGATTCCATGACAGAAAGAATACAGGCCCTCCTGGGCAGCTTCCATGGTATGAATCAATCCTCATATATTCCAGTGGCGTTGAACAGGACCGCCGCCTGGCAGGATACCCTTTTATAA
- a CDS encoding efflux RND transporter permease subunit, whose product MNITELAVKRPVTIIILTALFVGLAIFMVPDLAVDLYPSVSPPFISIRTSYTGAGPLEVEESVTRLLEKQLSNVSGLKELNSTSSEGRSSIRLEFDYSTDLDEATTDVRDSLERVTRALPDGADSPSIFKFDLSSQAIMTLIVQGNEPSDKLKSIAEDTVQPLLERLEGVSSAEVRGGDTKQIKVDVSQSRLEAYNLTLSQISSALSSRNIQSGAGTVSKDGLEYTLRVDEKYSSLEEIRRTVITTLNSSETSKSINRSRVVRLEDIADIYETNKDIQSIVYVNGSPSISLSIQNESGSNTVQVSDQIIKALPEINQQLPSGIKLSILYDNTTMIRNTLGQVYKSAIQGAILAMLVLFFFLRNIKSTLIIGLSIPIALLVTMMGMYFFGLTLNMISLTGLILGLGMIVDNSIVILENIYRYRERGAKLGPAAILGSREMVTAIMASTMTTLCVFIPLIIWKDNLEMMGQMFEDMIFTVVLSLIISLITAVTLVPALSSHFLKLDSRKQKPLKNRFLLFLDTKLEDFLISVEKGYRKALIFALKNRALILTLVVVILIISVQLFTTLGINLQPRPRTDDRVSINLTMPMGTTLERTEIFIQEMRKIVEEEVEGYENLILNIGSGSSSNTGRIEINLPELGSQIDTPSDIQNKLRPYLNQFPEATFSFSSGRRMRSSSPVDIEIYSNDLDLASETALEIRDLLKENLPQVEDPASSMEDGGPEYRIRINTDRASGLGLSSSTIASTIRNLVDGRTATTYWKDGTELDIHVQLNEDNRTTLGDLQSQYIRTASGDMIALMNLASLEETVGPRSINRENETRVLHVTAGLADGVAVTEIQPVIEELLKTQYVVPEGVEISYGGESREIEQFSAPFVIIIVVAVIMVFAVMASLFESLVDPLIIFFSIPLLLIGVVGVYKISGEAFSIFSAVGIVVLAGIVVNNGIVLVDYTNLLRSRGEELTQAILNAGQNRFRPILMTSLTTILGMLPMGFFPGEGTEFIRPIGQTVVGGLAVSTVITLFVTPIMYSLLNGRRTKKKAHRNKRMKKLIIP is encoded by the coding sequence ATGAATATAACCGAGCTTGCCGTAAAACGTCCGGTCACAATTATTATTCTGACTGCACTCTTTGTCGGTCTTGCAATCTTTATGGTACCCGACCTTGCAGTAGATCTTTATCCCTCTGTTAGCCCTCCCTTTATTTCTATAAGAACCTCCTACACTGGAGCGGGTCCTCTTGAAGTTGAGGAGAGTGTCACAAGACTGCTTGAAAAACAGTTGTCCAATGTATCGGGTTTGAAAGAGCTGAACTCGACCTCCAGTGAGGGCAGAAGCAGTATCAGGCTGGAATTTGATTACAGCACCGACCTGGATGAAGCCACTACAGATGTACGGGATTCCCTTGAAAGAGTCACCAGAGCACTCCCCGACGGCGCAGACTCACCATCCATCTTCAAGTTTGATCTGTCCAGTCAGGCAATTATGACTCTTATTGTCCAGGGGAATGAACCTTCGGATAAGCTGAAATCCATTGCCGAAGATACAGTTCAGCCCCTTCTTGAAAGGCTGGAAGGTGTCTCATCTGCAGAAGTAAGGGGTGGAGATACAAAGCAGATCAAGGTTGATGTTTCACAAAGCCGTCTGGAAGCCTACAATCTCACCCTCTCTCAGATATCCTCGGCTCTATCCTCCCGGAATATTCAGTCGGGTGCCGGAACTGTATCAAAAGATGGACTGGAATACACTTTGCGGGTTGATGAGAAATACAGCAGTCTTGAGGAGATAAGAAGGACAGTTATAACAACTCTGAACTCCTCTGAAACATCAAAATCCATCAACCGCTCCCGAGTGGTTCGGCTGGAGGACATCGCAGATATTTACGAGACAAATAAGGATATACAATCCATTGTTTATGTAAACGGCAGCCCCTCTATATCTCTGTCTATCCAGAATGAGTCAGGAAGTAATACCGTTCAGGTTTCCGATCAGATCATAAAAGCCCTGCCGGAAATCAATCAACAATTACCTTCGGGCATAAAACTCTCTATCCTGTATGACAACACAACCATGATCAGAAATACCCTGGGACAGGTCTATAAGTCAGCCATTCAGGGGGCTATTTTGGCGATGCTGGTACTCTTCTTCTTTCTCCGAAATATAAAGAGTACCCTTATAATCGGACTCTCCATTCCCATTGCCCTTCTGGTAACCATGATGGGAATGTATTTCTTCGGTCTGACACTGAATATGATAAGCCTCACCGGATTAATACTGGGTCTTGGGATGATCGTGGACAATTCCATTGTTATCCTTGAAAATATCTACCGCTACAGAGAGAGGGGCGCAAAACTGGGTCCTGCCGCTATCCTCGGCTCAAGGGAGATGGTAACGGCGATTATGGCCTCTACAATGACAACCCTCTGTGTTTTTATCCCTCTGATTATATGGAAGGACAATCTGGAAATGATGGGACAGATGTTTGAAGATATGATCTTCACTGTAGTCCTCTCCCTGATTATCTCCCTGATCACAGCTGTCACTCTTGTACCGGCCCTGAGCAGTCACTTTCTTAAGCTTGACTCAAGAAAACAGAAACCTCTAAAAAACAGGTTTCTTCTCTTCCTGGATACGAAACTTGAAGACTTTCTGATCAGTGTAGAAAAGGGATACAGAAAGGCCCTCATCTTCGCCCTGAAAAACAGAGCTCTTATCCTGACTCTCGTAGTTGTTATACTGATTATCTCAGTCCAGCTCTTCACGACTCTGGGAATCAATCTGCAGCCCAGACCCAGAACGGATGACAGAGTATCAATCAACCTGACCATGCCCATGGGGACAACTCTTGAGAGAACAGAGATTTTTATCCAGGAGATGAGAAAAATCGTTGAAGAAGAGGTGGAAGGGTATGAAAACCTGATCCTCAACATCGGCTCCGGCAGCAGCAGCAATACGGGAAGAATTGAGATAAATCTGCCTGAACTTGGAAGCCAGATAGACACGCCCAGTGATATCCAGAATAAATTGAGACCTTACCTTAATCAGTTTCCCGAAGCGACGTTTTCCTTCTCCTCCGGCCGAAGGATGAGAAGCAGCTCTCCCGTGGACATCGAAATATATTCCAATGATCTGGATCTGGCCAGTGAAACGGCTCTGGAAATCAGGGACCTCCTGAAGGAAAACCTGCCTCAGGTAGAAGACCCGGCCTCCTCCATGGAAGACGGTGGGCCGGAATACCGTATACGCATAAATACAGATAGAGCCTCAGGACTGGGTCTCAGCAGTTCCACCATAGCCTCCACCATCAGGAATCTGGTAGACGGCAGAACTGCAACAACCTACTGGAAAGACGGTACAGAGCTGGATATTCATGTTCAGCTGAATGAAGATAACAGAACGACCCTGGGAGACCTTCAATCTCAGTATATACGGACAGCATCAGGAGACATGATAGCTCTGATGAACCTGGCAAGTCTTGAAGAGACTGTCGGCCCCAGAAGCATCAACAGAGAAAATGAGACAAGGGTCCTTCATGTAACTGCCGGCCTGGCTGACGGTGTTGCCGTGACTGAGATTCAGCCTGTAATTGAGGAGCTTCTCAAGACTCAATACGTTGTTCCTGAAGGTGTTGAGATCTCCTACGGAGGAGAATCCAGAGAGATTGAGCAGTTCAGTGCACCTTTTGTAATCATCATTGTTGTAGCCGTGATAATGGTATTTGCCGTAATGGCCAGTCTCTTTGAGTCCCTTGTTGATCCTTTGATTATCTTCTTCTCAATACCTCTGCTCCTGATCGGAGTTGTAGGTGTATATAAAATCTCAGGAGAAGCTTTCAGTATCTTTTCTGCTGTGGGTATCGTAGTCCTTGCGGGAATAGTCGTTAACAATGGAATTGTCCTTGTAGACTATACCAACCTGCTTCGCAGCCGGGGAGAGGAGCTGACTCAAGCTATTCTCAATGCGGGACAGAACCGTTTCAGACCGATCCTGATGACCAGCCTGACGACAATACTGGGTATGCTCCCCATGGGATTTTTTCCCGGGGAAGGTACAGAGTTTATCCGCCCCATCGGTCAGACCGTTGTGGGCGGTCTGGCTGTGAGTACGGTGATTACTCTCTTTGTAACACCCATAATGTACAGCCTGCTGAATGGACGGCGAACAAAGAAAAAGGCTCACAGGAATAAGAGAATGAAAAAGCTGATTATACCCTGA
- a CDS encoding efflux RND transporter periplasmic adaptor subunit, producing MADKNRTDRLVQIILLLMIASGISVMIFLNISAGDSGKGSSKSSAYGGGRPSSAQGTERPSSTEGQRPTENQRPANSQRPSDSSARSENAVAVETYKVKITDVNQYIKINGDVTVETSVEIYSDTNGKLVSRKISLGDSIEKGEIIASVDPSLPGQNYSASTVRSTISGTVIELPLQVGDKVTTSSPIATIGDLDDLVIMTYIPERFVSTLKKGLTASVTFDAFPGENFKAAIIEINPVMDANTRTLSVKLKLMKRDSRIRPGMFSTMKLITRESLNTLGIPSQALFSYYGDSAVYVIDENGLARRRIVSTGLSSDEQIEILDGIREGELVITQGQNKLTDGTQVRTVDLEARQ from the coding sequence ATGGCTGACAAAAATAGGACTGATCGTCTAGTACAGATCATCCTGCTGCTTATGATTGCATCAGGAATCAGCGTAATGATCTTTTTAAATATATCAGCTGGAGATTCAGGAAAAGGGTCTTCGAAATCTTCAGCCTATGGTGGGGGACGACCCTCATCTGCTCAGGGGACTGAAAGGCCGTCCTCCACAGAAGGTCAGCGTCCTACAGAGAATCAGCGCCCGGCGAACAGCCAACGCCCTTCAGACTCTTCCGCCAGAAGTGAAAATGCAGTTGCAGTAGAGACCTACAAAGTCAAAATAACAGATGTAAATCAGTATATCAAGATAAACGGTGATGTGACTGTCGAGACTTCCGTAGAGATATATTCCGATACAAATGGAAAACTTGTTTCCCGGAAAATCAGCCTGGGAGACAGCATTGAGAAGGGAGAAATAATCGCCTCTGTGGACCCCTCTCTTCCGGGACAGAACTACAGTGCCAGCACCGTTCGCAGTACTATTTCCGGAACCGTTATTGAGCTCCCCTTACAGGTGGGAGACAAGGTCACAACTTCCAGCCCCATTGCCACCATCGGTGATCTTGATGATCTGGTAATTATGACTTACATCCCCGAACGGTTTGTATCAACCCTGAAGAAAGGACTGACTGCAAGCGTCACATTCGATGCCTTCCCGGGAGAGAATTTCAAGGCTGCAATTATAGAAATAAATCCTGTGATGGATGCCAATACAAGAACTCTTTCGGTAAAATTGAAACTGATGAAGAGAGACAGCCGTATTCGCCCCGGAATGTTCTCTACAATGAAACTGATAACCAGAGAGAGTCTGAATACTCTGGGCATCCCCAGCCAGGCGCTCTTCTCCTATTATGGTGATTCCGCTGTTTATGTCATTGACGAAAATGGACTGGCCCGGCGACGGATCGTCTCAACCGGGCTATCATCTGATGAACAGATTGAGATTCTTGATGGAATCAGAGAGGGAGAACTCGTAATAACCCAGGGGCAGAATAAACTGACCGATGGTACACAAGTGAGAACTGTGGACCTTGAGGCCAGACAATGA